The Primulina eburnea isolate SZY01 chromosome 8, ASM2296580v1, whole genome shotgun sequence genome contains a region encoding:
- the LOC140839977 gene encoding uncharacterized protein has protein sequence MSNQSRNSDEPTTHQTRKRPMVKNEGPTAILCTVVAIDHTNLCYRVCSACEKTLPDSSAACRYCNFSNSFNPCSSGSKRLFRVLMSIATDTRVFVVIMFDRAARVLFGCSADEFFDFAKTHPYAAMTAGRVLEGEMLTVTLSNPNNGNAQHQRVVSVVPLRTGFQPAIETLRELYLETS, from the exons ATGTCGAATCAATCGAGGAATTCTGATGAACCCACTACCCATCAAACGAGGAAAAGGCCGATGGTGAAAAATGAGGGGCCAACAGCGATACTGTGTACTGTGGTGGCTATTGACCACACCAATTTGTGTTACCGAGTGTGCTCGGCGTGTGAAAAAACTCTTCCTGATAGCTCCGCTGCCTGCAGATACTGCAATTTTAGCAACAGTTTCAATCCATGTTCATCTGGATCCAAACGCCTCTTCCGTGTTCTT ATGTCTATTGCTACGGATACGAGGGTTTTTGTGGTGATAATGTTTGACAGGGCTGCAAGAGTGTTGTTTGGTTGCTCAGCAGACGAATTCTTTGACTTTGCCAAGACTCATCCTTATGCTG CAATGACAGCCGGCCGGGTTTTGGAGGGAGAGATGCTAACTGTAACATTATCTAACCCAAACAATGGAAATGCCCAGCATCAGCGAGTGGTATCAGTTGTGCCCTTAAGGACTGGTTTTCAACCAGCTATTGAGACTTTGAGGGAATTGTACCTT GAAACAAGTTAA